From Plectropomus leopardus isolate mb chromosome 4, YSFRI_Pleo_2.0, whole genome shotgun sequence, the proteins below share one genomic window:
- the LOC121941903 gene encoding uncharacterized protein LOC121941903: protein MKQGSLVHKHKWTDPESQLKMTQAQDLFSKNMKRKSMSTDQSKSSLVSVSTASSRTNLSESSIQFNLGQSQVLPAKSLSLSCDSNTLPSEKLELKLSSTFDLSQSQSEITLSSQSSPPQGKDEKLPFPEQSGTSDLVRQSSATSDFCQTATESQHDQIVISSDSTSTPPKSGSPQLDQLLSELEEMKLKFRPEILKPRLSRFSDESPEVDEIYTFEDLSPEDGFQTEDSDTIRVSVSSAIKLAEDTKHTNVTVTEPEHFQTSIKDEPDAVSVAPDIAKTSETSFPSSLGSHKYSPVSPTENLSTPESPQRFHEVMESLDLGFPVDILQSGTYDKNATEAFSSVSSPKVDVSEEHVAILSEEDSTTDILQSQKDLETATSSKESVGVTEEISAQSIQDQRPHSWEACFVEATQNEDVSSQSLSDLTPETVTSARHFRFEELVPYPSQGNLETSSDEDRPWTSGQPSEESLTPIEFKRFASQPTPVEPKAEGTSSTSDEEYSIPPGYAEIFSATATNIPRPPEHTGVRSDGDSPTFEHSDPEPYFDCIQAASDFSENEPDEPEAGATSNKDHLSHPRVLEKGNRRVLLSSGSEDYEDAPFVHDPLYNVHEETAELLHYPETSDEEFTLCEAPQPPSVWEIPAYDDTDKYLTRVR from the exons ATGAAACAAGGATCACTTGTGCACAAACATAAATGGACAGACCCTGAATCACAATTAAAGATGACACAAGCCCAAGATTTGTTTTCCAagaacatgaaaagaaaatccatGAGCACGGACCAAAGCAAAAGTTCCTTGGTATCG GTATCAACAGCATCTTCCAGGACAAATCTTTCAGAATCTTCAATACAATTTAATTTAGGACAGAGTCAGGTGTTACCAGCCAAGTCACTCTCCTTGTCATGTGATTCTAATACACTTCCCTCTGAAAAACTAGAATTAAAACTTTCAAGTACATTTGACTTAAGTCAATCACAATCTGAAATCACGCTGTCCAGTCAAAGTAGCCCTCCACAGGGAAAAGATGAGAAGCTGCCATTCCCAGAACAAAGCGGAACTTCTGACTTAGTTAGACAAAGCTCAGCAACCTCAGACTTTTGTCAAACAGCCACAGAAAGTCAACATGATCAAATCGTCATTTCTTCAGACTCCACTTCGACACCACCAAAGTCTGGGTCCCCTCAGCTAGACCAGCTGCTGTCAGAGCTGGAGGAGATGAAACTTAAATTTAGACCAGAGATACTTAAGCCACGTCTCTCCAGATTCAGTGATGAGAGCCCTGAAGTTGATGAGATTTATACATTTGAAGACCTTTCACCCGAAGATGGATTCCAAACGGAAGATAGTGATACCATAAGAGTCAGCGTGTCATCTGCCATAAAGCTTGCAGAAGATactaaacacacaaatgtaacagTCACAGAGCCTGAACACTTTCAGACATCCATTAAAGATGAACCTGATGCAGTTTCAGTCGCTCCTGATATAGCAAAAACCTCTGAGACAAGTTTCCCGTCAAGCCTTGGAAGTCATAAATATAGTCCTGTATCTCCCACTGAGAACCTTTCAACTCCAGAATCTCCCCAAAGATTCCATGAGGTGATGGAATCACTGGACTTAGGTTTTCCTGTTGACATATTACAGTCCGGCACATATGATAAGAATGCTACGGAGGCATTTTCATCCGTGTCTTCCCCCAAAGTAGATGTATCTGAAGAACATGTGGCTATTCTTAGTGAGGAAGATTCTACAACTGACATTCTTCAAAGTCAAAAAGATCTCGAAACAGCTACATCATCTAAAGAATCAGTGGGTGTGACAGAGGAAATATCAGCTCAGAGCATCCAAGATCAACGTCCACATTCATGGGAGGCATGTTTTGTTGAAGCCACTCAGAATGAAGATGTCTCTTCTCAGTCTCTTTCTGATTTGACTCCAGAGACAGTTACATCTGCAAGACATTTTAGATTTGAGGAACTAGTGCCATACCCCTCCCAGGGGAACTTGGAGACATCTTCAGATGAGGACAGGCCTTGGACCAGTGGACAGCCATCAGAAGAATCTCTGACTCCAATAGAGTTTAAGCGTTTTGCCTCTCAGCCCACTCCAGTTGAACCCAAAGCAGAGGGCACTTCATCAACCTCTGATGAGGAGTACAGCATCCCACCTGGGTATGCAGAGATCTTTTCTGCTACAGCGACCAATATCCCTCGGCCTCCAGAACACACAGGTGTGCGTAGTGATGGAGACAGCCCAACCTTTGAACACTCTGATCCAGAGCCTTACTTTGACTGCATACAGGCTGCGTCAGATTTCTCTGAGAATGAGCCTGATGAACCTGAGGCGGGTGCCACGTCCAATAAAGATCATCTTAGTCATCCAAGAGTGCTAGAAAAGGGAAATCGAAGAGTACTGTTGTCCTCTGGAAGTGAAGATTATGAGGATGCTCCCTTTGTTCATGACCCTCTTTATAATGTACACGAAGAGACTGCAGAATTATTACACTATCCAGAAACATCAGATGAGGAATTCACCTTGTGTGAGGCTCCACAACCGCCTTCTGTCTGGGAAATTCCAGCATATGATGATACTGATAAATATCTGACAAGGGTAAGATGA